The nucleotide sequence CGGTCTTCCATATACATGTCAAAGGCCAGCAAGGTCAGGCTGTCGATGCGCGATTCGGTCTCTAAATAGGCCGCCAGATCGTTCTGGGCCATGAGTTCCGGCAGGACGTGCTCCCGCATGATGGGCTTCATGAGGCTGAACACGGCAAGGCTCTGACTGGGGGAGAATTTTTGCACCGCCCGCAGTTTGACAAAACGGTCCAGAGCCTTGCGGGTCTGGGCCACTTCGACGTTTTCGCCGGTCATCGCATCGTACAAGCCCCCTGCGGCTTCCTTGGTCATGTTGGCCACAGGGTTGCCGAAGGGGTCTTCCTGGGTGCGTAAAAAACCAGTTGTTTCAAATGGATAGGTGTCAAACACGGCACCTGTCCATAGCCGCACCAGTTCGCTTTTGTGTTTGCGAAAAATGTCGATTGCTTTCATTCCATCCCCATGCCTTTTTACTAAGGCTCTCTCATATAAATAGTAAGCGCAAAGGGCGTCAAGCCCCTTTGCGCTTTTTGCGCGCAAGGTTTGTCATTTTTTGCACAAGGCCGCTATGGGCAGCACGGGCTACGGGCAGGGGGTCGTGCCTGAGCACTGACCCGCAACTTGCGGGTCGAGGGGCAAATCCGTACTGCCTGTTGCGGAGGGGGGAGTTTGCGCGGCGGGCAACATTGCCTGCCCTGCCGGTTGTTTTGCGGATTTTTTCAGCATGGAGGGCAGGCCGTGGTATTCAAAAAACGGCACCGTCTGCGAGCCTGCCATAAATACATGGGCCTTGTTGCGCAGCATGCGCAGGCGCAGCAGCAACATGTCGGGGGCGGTGGCCGCCATGGGGGAGGGCGCGGTCACGTCCTGGGCTTTGGCCAGTGCGTCGGCAAGGCTTGAGCCATTGTCCATCAGCCGCTGCATGCGGGCAACCTTGTAAATGTCGCCCTCGCTCTCAGCCAGCGGGTAAAAAGCCACGTCCACATGGCCGGAAAGCAGGGCGATGCCCTCCTGACAGCTGGGGCACGAAGGCGAAAAAAACATGCGTACGGAGGCTTCGTTGCCATTGTCGGTGATGGCCCACACATCTGCCTGTGTGCGCAGGGCCGTGCCTGAGTTGATGATAAACAGCACCCCCCAGAGTATCACCAGCAGCGAGCGGCCTGGCTTGTCGCCGGGCAGGCTTGAGCGGCTGCGGTGGGCGGCCTGCCGAAAGCCCGTGTAGATCATGGCAAAAAAACAGGCCACGATGAGGCAGCTGACGCAGGGGGCGGTAACGGCCATGAGCAGCAAAAGGCAGATATCGCCAAGCAGGGCCAGACCCGCCAGCACAACACCCACCTGGGCCGCGCCCATCAGGGCCGCCGCAGCCAGAGCGGTAAACGTAACGCCGCCAGCCCACCACAGCGAAATGCCCGCAACAGAGGTATCCTGAAAAAGCGCGCAGCCCGATGTTACGCAGAGGTTAACCTCGTTGCCAAAGGCGCTCCAAATGCAAAAAGCCGCTGCCAGAACAGCAATGCTCAAAATACCGGGAAGTAACTGGTGGTCTCGCTTCATGAATTACCTGGGGATGTAAAAAAATCATTGTTTGGCTCAGGTTCGGCCTAGCATCACACAGACGCCATAAATGCCGGGCCATGGCCGTTATTGCATGTAACTCGTTTCAGGTTATAGGCTGTTTTTGCTTTTTCGTAAAGCTTGGTGCGACAAACCAGCGGCCTTGTCCGCACATTGTCTGCGGCGGCCAGACAGGCTCAGGGCGCTTGCCCCGCCCACGCCTGCGCCGCCGGACCTGAAGTTGGCGGCCAATGCCCGCGGTTGCGCGCTCAATATCTCAGACTACGCCTTAAAGAAGGACTAGCGGCGCAAGGTGCGGCAACGCAGGGCGCGGTGTTTTTAGCGCCCCGCCGCGCATACGCGCGGCAGGCGAGGGTAAAACAAAGGGACGCCCTTGCGGGCGTCCCTTTATGTTGTGTCTATGCGGTCAAGCTACATGGTGGAGCCGGAGGCCGCACGCTGCATCTTGATTTCGACCTTTTCGGTCAGGCTGGAATAGTATTCGCGCAGGATGACGAGCACTTCTTCACGGCCGAAGTGATCCGGCACTTCCGCGCCTTCGGACAGCATCTTGCGCAGCTTGGTGCCGGACAGGATGACGCGGTCTTCCTTGCCGTGGGGGCACGTACGCATGCTGGCCATGCCGTCGCACTTTTTGCAGTAGAAGGTCCAGTCGATGTTCAGGGGGTCGCAGAGCAGGCGCTTGCCCTGTTCGGCGGGCACAGGAATCTTGCGGAAGATTTCCTGGGCTTCAAACATGCCGTAGAAGTCGCCCACGCCAGCGTGGTCGCGGCCAACCAGCAGGTGGTTGATGCCGTAGTTCTGGCGGAAGGTGGCGTGCAGCAGGGCTTCGCGGGGACCGGCATAACGCATGTCCAGGGGATAGCCAGCCTGAATGACGAAGTCTTTCACAAAGTACTTTTCAACCAGGGTGTCGATGCACTTTACGCGCACTTCGGCCGGGATGTCGCCGGGCTTCAGGGAGCCCACGAGGGAGTGGATGACCACGCCGTCGCACACTTCAACGCCGATCTTGGCGAGGTATTCGTGCGAGCGGTGCATGGGGTTACGCAGCTGCAGGGCGGCAACCTTCTGCCAGCCGCGTTCGTCCATCTTGGTGCGCAGCTGGGCGGGGGTCATGTACACGCCGGGGAACTTTTCGGGGTACTCGCCCTGCGAAAGAACTTTCACGGGACCAGCGATGTTGAATTCGTTCTGCGCGAGAACCATCTTCACGCCGGGGTGGTCGTTGGGGGCCACTTCCCAGAACTTTTCAGAGTCGGGGCCGGAACCCTTGAAGACCAGTTCGCATTCCCACTTCTTGTCGGCTTCGGTCATTTCATAGACTTCTTCGACCTTCATGGTAGCCATGATTTCGCCTTTGCGAACCAGGGCCACTTCTTCGCCAGCCTTGATGGTCTTGGCGGCGGCAGCGGGAACATCAAGGGTAACCGGAACGGGCCAGAAGGTGCCGTCGGAAAGGGTCATCTTTTCGCAGACGCTCTTCCAGTCAGCCTTTTTCATGAAGCCGTTCAGAGGCGAGAAACCGCCAATGCCCATCATGATCAGGTCGCCCTTGGCGCGGGAAGAAATCTCGATCTGCTTCAGGCCTGCGGCTTTTTTCTTCTCGTCATCCAAGGCCTTACCTTCCAGAAGGCAACAGACCAGACCCTTACCGCCATGAGGAGCTACCAGTTTGGACATTGCGAAATCCTCCGTTTTTTAGTTATGTGGGCATCCTTCCGTGGCCAGCGTCGCCAGTCGGAAGGGCAGCGTTCAATTCGCATCTTGTGAATAATCTAACAAAAAGTCAACCACCTCTTAAAAATTTTCCTGACTGCTTGCCAAAAAAACCAGAGCTACAGCCAGTATTGCGGAAAATTCACACAAAGCTATACGCTGAATCGCGCAAAAAGAGAAGGGGGGCTGACAAGAAAAGTGCGCCTGAATTCAAAAATTCATGTGAAAGTGCGCTTTTTTTCGCAAAGCCTTTTACTAGGCAAGGGGGCGCACATGCGCGGCAGATGCTGCCCAGATGGTTTCGGCGCTTGTGCCGCCATAAAGCAGGAAAAATTTTGCGGCAGGGGAAATTTTTCTCAACCCGGTTGTCCGGGCAATAAAAAAGGGCATGGATGCGGCATCCACGCCCTGAGGTTTATCTGTGCGGTTGCGCGGCAAAGACCGCAAGTGGGCTAAAAGGGAACGTCGTCCATATTGGACGCTTCGGATGGAAAGGCCGGGCCGAGGTCTTCGTCCATGGGCTGGGGCTTGCGGTTGCCCTGGGGGGCGTAGCTGCCCTGTTCACGCCCGCTTTGCGCACCCTGCCCGCCGCGCGGCGCGTTGCCTCGCGGAGCCGCGGCCGCCGCAGGCGCGCCAGGATCGTCCTCGTAGCTGCGGCCGCCGCCGCCAGCATCGCGCGGGGCGTCGCCCTTGCGGTCAAGAAACTGCACGCGCTGGGCCTTGATCTCGGTGGTGTACCTGTCCTGTCCCTGCTGGTCCTGCCATTTGCGGGTCTGCAGGCTGCCCTCCACGTAGATAAGGCTGCCCTTGGCGAGAAAGTTGGCGCAGTTTTCCGCCTGGCGCTGAAACACCGAAACTCTGTGCCATTCAGTGCGGTCAACCTTGTTGCCGTCGCGGTCGGTGTAGGATTCGTCAGTGGCGACGTTCAGGGTGGCAACAGGCGAGCCACTCTGCGTGTACCGCAGTTCGGGGTCGCGGCCCAGACGGCCTATAATCATTACTTTGTTCAGCATGGTGATGCTCCAGGGTCGTATGCGTGTTTCGGGCTCAGGCTACAAATGCCTGTTCGAGCTGATCCAGCACGTCTTCAAGTGTATCGCTCAGTTTGTTGGCTTCGCGCGGTTGCCAGTCGGCCAGGGCTGTCTCGATGTCGGCCTTGATGCGGGCCGCTTCAAGGATGCCGGGCCCGATGGCCGTGCGGCGGGCCTGAGACCAGGGCAAAAACTGCAGACCTTCGTCCAGGGCCCGCACCATTTCAAGCACGCCGTGTTTTTCGTGTTTGATGGGCACACTGAAGGCGAGCTCGGTAAGTTTGGGCCAGAGTTTTTCCAGCAGGTCTTCATTCCAGGTCACGGCGCTCACGCGAATTTGCAGTGCTTTGCCCATAGGTGCTCCGTTTTGGCGGGGGTCGATTTTGTGCGTATGCGCCCAAACCCTGCCCCCGTTTGACAGGCCGGGTCTGAGGCGATGCCTGACGCTGCGCCTAGTCTTTTTCCGTCCATTCGGTCTGCACGCGCATGATCACTTCCTGGATGGCAGGCAGCTGATCCTGCGGGCAGACGCCGATCAGGGG is from Desulfovibrio desulfuricans and encodes:
- the sat gene encoding sulfate adenylyltransferase, which gives rise to MSKLVAPHGGKGLVCCLLEGKALDDEKKKAAGLKQIEISSRAKGDLIMMGIGGFSPLNGFMKKADWKSVCEKMTLSDGTFWPVPVTLDVPAAAAKTIKAGEEVALVRKGEIMATMKVEEVYEMTEADKKWECELVFKGSGPDSEKFWEVAPNDHPGVKMVLAQNEFNIAGPVKVLSQGEYPEKFPGVYMTPAQLRTKMDERGWQKVAALQLRNPMHRSHEYLAKIGVEVCDGVVIHSLVGSLKPGDIPAEVRVKCIDTLVEKYFVKDFVIQAGYPLDMRYAGPREALLHATFRQNYGINHLLVGRDHAGVGDFYGMFEAQEIFRKIPVPAEQGKRLLCDPLNIDWTFYCKKCDGMASMRTCPHGKEDRVILSGTKLRKMLSEGAEVPDHFGREEVLVILREYYSSLTEKVEIKMQRAASGSTM
- a CDS encoding RsbRD N-terminal domain-containing protein gives rise to the protein MKAIDIFRKHKSELVRLWTGAVFDTYPFETTGFLRTQEDPFGNPVANMTKEAAGGLYDAMTGENVEVAQTRKALDRFVKLRAVQKFSPSQSLAVFSLMKPIMREHVLPELMAQNDLAAYLETESRIDSLTLLAFDMYMEDREVLAESRITEIRNQHAQLARWAQQLESGAVPSGDDR
- a CDS encoding single-stranded DNA-binding protein, whose product is MLNKVMIIGRLGRDPELRYTQSGSPVATLNVATDESYTDRDGNKVDRTEWHRVSVFQRQAENCANFLAKGSLIYVEGSLQTRKWQDQQGQDRYTTEIKAQRVQFLDRKGDAPRDAGGGGRSYEDDPGAPAAAAAPRGNAPRGGQGAQSGREQGSYAPQGNRKPQPMDEDLGPAFPSEASNMDDVPF